ttctcccgtccttacctaagatgtctcagggttgaagaggcagactacgtgatgagggaagtacacgaaggaatatgcgggaatcattctggatcgcggtcgttggtgcacaaactgctacgagctgggtattactggccgaccatgcaaaaggatgctgagtcctacgttaaaagatgcgacaaatgccagaggttcagcaattttatcggacagccagctgTAGAGCTAACCcccataacggctccatggccgttcgctcagtggggactggacatcatgggacctttcccaacggcgataaggcagttaaagttcttggtagtgggtattgactacttcacgaaatgggtagaagcagaagccttggccaccattacagaaaagaacattagaagttttgtctggcggaacatagtatgtaggtttggtattcctagagtccttgtctcagataacgggaggcagttcgataacggccccttccgtgatttctgcacacagctaggaataaaaaaccactactcatcacccgcccatcctcaggctaacggtcaggttgaggtcacaaaccgatccctgctaaagattatcaagactcggctcgagggggcaaagggcatatggccagaagaattgccaagcatactgtgggcgtataggacaacggcgaggactccgacaggagagacaccgtttcgactgacctacgggagcgaggcagtcatcccagcggaagttgggctcacaagctacagggttcacaaccacgacgagggaaggaatgacgaatccatgaggctacaACTGGACCTTATAGATGAGGTCAGGTCGGCAGCAGAAcagaggatcgctagataccaggatcgcatgtccagacatttcaactcccgggtccgacaaagaagcttccaagttggagacctcgtactcaggagggtcatgggtacaactagagaccctacacagggaaaactcggccccaactgggaaggaccctacagaattacgtcgtggaaaaggaaagggacataccacctggagacaatagacggagaaaagctaccacatccgtggaatgccgagcacttgaggaaatactaccagtgatagcgacacgacaaccagtttctcttttaagactttttggcattattaacttttattggcactgtttaactatttttgctacaatattgtcgtgcctttttttaagcccaagggggcaggcacttttcctttacgcattttataatcagatgcaattttgatcttctactCGAATGTCTGTCATTGCAATTGTCTACAAAGTTAACGGAAACAatagaagtccacaagatggacggattatcctacagggacgatcaccctaagtccataaggtggacggatcatcctaccgggatgataaccttaagtccacaagatggacggatgcAATATGAAATCCACAatgtggacggatcatcccaccAGGATGATAatcttaagtccacaagatggacggatacaatatgaagtccacaaagtggacggatcatcctacagggatgataaccttaagtccacaagatggacggatacaatatgaagtccacaaagtggacggatcatcctacagggatgataaccttagTCCACAAGagggacggatacaatatgaagtccagaaagtggacagatcatcctatagggatgataaccttaagtccacaagatggacggatgcaatatgaagtccacaaagtggacggatcatcctaccgggatgataaccttaagtccacaagatggacggatcatcccacaGGGgcgatcaccctaagtccacaaggtggacggatcaccctACACGGATGAAAactttaagtccacaagatggacggatgcAATATGAAATCCACAatgtggacggatcatcccaccAGGATGATAatcttaagtccacaagatggacggatacaatatgaagtccacaaagtggacggatcatcctacagggatgataaccttaagtccacaagatggacggatacaatatgaagtccacaaagtggacggatcatcctacagggatgataaccttagTCCACAAGagggacggatacaatatgaagtccagaaagtggacagatcatcctatagggatgataaccttaagtccacaagatggacggatgcaatatgaagtccacaaagtggacggatcatcctaccgggatgataaccttaagtccacaagatggacggatacaatatgaggtccacaagatggacggatcatcccacaGGGGCGATCacctaagtccacaaggtggacggatcaccctACACGGATGAATACCTTAAGTCCACatagtggacggatcactaaggtgattgAACTtgagtccacaaggtggacggatcactaaggtgatgaaattagtgcacaaagtggacagatcactaaGATGTTGAAAAAATAGACGAGCGTGCTCGCAAAGTGGACGGAAGTTAActacgttaaaattttttacaagtccatCAAATACGcgatatatttgaaattgatgTACAACGCCACAAAATGGACGGTTCTACTAATAAACCTCTCAAAACAGAcggaaaaggaaaattctaAACGATGTAAATGCTCAATCAACACAAGATAATAAGTCTACAATGCGGACGGATTGTCACAgaaatattctcacaaaaaatCCTTCCTCAAGAAGGGAGACGGAGCTTTAGACAAAATACCAAACAATTGTAAAAAGCATATCTGAACATTAAGCAAAAAGCCCCCAAAGGCAAatgtttaatacaattaaaaaggaCGGATTGTCTTAAaaactgaataaaaaaaagaaggacggattgttcacaaaataaagtacatatgcatcaatctttcttttcttcagtaACCgggacatccttcgacggggCGGAATCTCCGTCTCCTTGAGCAGCACCGTCGCCAAaaaggtcctccgtattttctgaggcgacggggagggcagaagtctgggcttAATCTTCAAGTTTGACCATCGTCAAATCCAGCTCTGGATAAgccttcttgacttgacggagaGAGTCATCAAAGCCTTGAAGGAAGGAGTCCGACAGCTCGCCCAAACAGGTTTCCGAGCATCGATACTCCTCGACGGCTGCCTCTTTCGCCTGACGGATCTCAACTTTGAGTTGTTTGATCTCCGCCTCTTTATTCTCTATGGCCGTCAGCGCAGTggccgtcttctcctccagctccttcctcaccttctcagaaagctccagcttccTCTCCATCTTGGACCTCCATTGATGGagttgtccgagctcttcctccgtctgctctgCCTTTGCGCGAACCCGGTCCAAGGCATtctcacggttgagacaccggtccagtagacccttcatcatgaccaaggactgcgagtagaaaagagaccgtcacataatgtaactaaaaaaaaaaagagaaaaaagaaaagtataaaaacttatttgacatagccaacctgagcgacggcaaagaggcccgtctcccccatggcctccgtcgaatggtttccCAGATCTTCGTAGTCTTCtgccgtgatgatggacgacagcttctccaatgcatacttggagtcgtcgcggagaagggaaggaggtctctcttgcttaccctCTGGGGCCGTCATCAGTCCTTTACCCGTCCCCTTCTTAGCTGGAGTGACGGTCTTGATACCCTCAGCCATTAAACCAACCACAG
This genomic stretch from Quercus robur chromosome 4, dhQueRobu3.1, whole genome shotgun sequence harbors:
- the LOC126722365 gene encoding uncharacterized protein LOC126722365; the protein is MEDAKRRALIKSQAVKKRESGEVVPKVSASAPKRKPTSKSDRPFKQPKVSLEPVVGLMAEGIKTVTPAKKGTGKGLMTAPEGKQERPPSLLRDDSKYALEKLSSIITAEDYEDLGNHSTEAMGETGLFAVAQSLVMMKGLLDRCLNRENALDRVRAKAEQTEEELGQLHQWRSKMERKLELSEKICFLQLFGILSKAPSPFLRKDFL